The following is a genomic window from Bacillus sp. V2I10.
AAGTATTTTGTCTTTATTTCGTCTCAACTGCTTTTTCATTCGTTCGACAACACGAGGCTGCCAGCCAATTGGATCTTCTGCAGCTGCTGTAAAATGGCTTGTTGCGCTAATGAGTATAAGTTCTTTGACAAGTCCATTATTCTCTGCTGCAAATTCTAATGCCGCAATTGAACCCAATGACCAGCCTAGAATATAAACAGGTTCGTTAATCAAGAGTACGGTTTCTTTTATACGTTCTTTAAAATCGCCTGTGTCCCTAACGTTTCTCCATTCCACAAAGGAAAGTTGGGCAATTTCAGCAAGAGGCTTTGTTATCGTTTGAAATACTGCCTTCTCCATTCCCCAGCCCGGCAGCATGATAAGATGAGGTTTCTTCACTAAATAATTCCCATCCTTTTCCCTAGGACCACAATTCTGTCTACAGCCCAATCCAGATTTTCTTTTTGATGTAGAGCAGTAACGGTAATGCGAATTCTCGCTTCATTTTCCGGAACAGCAGGCGGCCGTACAGGAATAGCAGCGATTCCTTCGTCTTGTAATGCAGCTCCAAATTCCATGGCTTTATCATTTTTTCCAATCATAATCGGAATAATTTGAGATTCACTTCCACAAAGATTAAATCCTGAGTCAGCAAGTGCATCCCTTACATAGGCCGCATGTGATTTCAGCAGCTCTCGTCTCTCTGCTTCTGATTGAACAAGTTCAATGGAAGCTTTTGCCGAACCGAGGATTGCTGGAGGAAGCCCTGTTGTAAATATGAGACTTCGCATTTTATTTGTTAAATAATCAATAAGCCACTTTTTTCCGACCACATATGCACCAAACGATCCTAGCGCTTTGCTGAACGTACCCATCTGAATGTCGATTTCCTGTTGAAGATTCAATTGACGACTATAACCTTCACCATTTTCACCATATATTCCGCTTGAATGGGCTTCATCCACCATTAAGATGGCGTTGTACTTCTTTTTTAACTGAACCAGCCCGGACAGATTAGCGAAATCACCGTCCATACTAAAAAGAGAGTCCGTCACTATCAGCTTTCTTTTTTCAATTGGGACTTGTTGCAACAACGACTCTAAATGCTTTAAATCATTATGGCGATATCGCTGGTTTTTGGCGCGGCTTAAGAGTATACCGTCTATAATACTTGCATGATTGAGTTTGTCGCTAAAAACATAATCACCGCGTCCAGCAAGTGCTGAAATAATCCCTAGATTGGCTGTATAACCGCTATTGATAATAAGTCCAGCTTCTGACTTTTTCCAATTCACAAGTGCGGTTTCGGTTTGTTCATAAAGCAAATGATTACCGACAATCAAACGGGATGCTGTTGAGCCCGCACCATGAATTTTAACTGCATCCACCATAGCTTTTTTTAGACGATCATCCCCTGCGAACCCTAAGTAATCATTTGACGCAAGGTTCAACATGTTTTTTCCATTGCGTTTAATCCAAGGCTGAACAGCCGATTCAGTCGTAACGAGCTGACGTTTCTGAGAGAGTTCCTCGAGAAGGGCTAACTCTAACTTGATTTCTTTTTCCCAATGCATTTTCTCATGATCTATCAAAATCATCCCCCCCATTATCAACATAAATTGTCATATTTTAATTGTTAACCAATTTTATTTTAGGTTAACATAAAATGCAAAGGAATTCAGCTGCTTAATAAATAGGATCACATTGAAAAAGGACACTTTGTTTTAAAAGTGCACCCTAACAAAAAGAACATAAAGAAAAAGCACAATTTTTTGGTGTAGAATTGCGCCCTTTTCTGGAGTAAAGCCATTAATGAGGACTCAAATATTTGTAAGAGTAAATAACAGTTTTCAATCTTACAGTCTCTTGTTAAAATTAGGGAGATGCTAAACAAGGAAGGATGAAAAACCATGTTTAAAAAACTAGCTTCAGAGGCATTAGGTTTATCTGATATTGGTACAATTATTAGTCCGGCTGATTATGACAAAACGGATGCAGATGATTATGTGATGCATGAGGATAATGAGAAAATCTATTTTTTAATTAAGACAAAGGCAGATGAATACTGCTTTACAAATCTCGCTTTTATTCACGTAGACGGGGCAAATGCCGTTTCTTCTAAAAGAACATTAAAACGCTATCCTTACGCCCAGTATAAATTTTCAGATGTTCTGCTTGAAACAGCAGGAAAAATCGATATGGATGTAGAAATTAAATTCAGCCTCGGCAGCCAGAGGTTTGATATTGATGTAAGGAAAGATCAGATTGAACAGCTGAAGGAC
Proteins encoded in this region:
- the bioF gene encoding 8-amino-7-oxononanoate synthase translates to MHWEKEIKLELALLEELSQKRQLVTTESAVQPWIKRNGKNMLNLASNDYLGFAGDDRLKKAMVDAVKIHGAGSTASRLIVGNHLLYEQTETALVNWKKSEAGLIINSGYTANLGIISALAGRGDYVFSDKLNHASIIDGILLSRAKNQRYRHNDLKHLESLLQQVPIEKRKLIVTDSLFSMDGDFANLSGLVQLKKKYNAILMVDEAHSSGIYGENGEGYSRQLNLQQEIDIQMGTFSKALGSFGAYVVGKKWLIDYLTNKMRSLIFTTGLPPAILGSAKASIELVQSEAERRELLKSHAAYVRDALADSGFNLCGSESQIIPIMIGKNDKAMEFGAALQDEGIAAIPVRPPAVPENEARIRITVTALHQKENLDWAVDRIVVLGKRMGII
- a CDS encoding alpha/beta fold hydrolase produces the protein MKKPHLIMLPGWGMEKAVFQTITKPLAEIAQLSFVEWRNVRDTGDFKERIKETVLLINEPVYILGWSLGSIAALEFAAENNGLVKELILISATSHFTAAAEDPIGWQPRVVERMKKQLRRNKDKILLDFYDEMFSSSEKEEFSTFTNLIIHEFQGDDLDSLCIGLDYLAETNVRESLSKIKANSLLIHGTKDAICPSEGSLYIEKQMNEKAKRYLLQNAGHIPFFTRPSECMQMITQFIQRTDQDDK
- a CDS encoding PH domain-containing protein, translated to MFKKLASEALGLSDIGTIISPADYDKTDADDYVMHEDNEKIYFLIKTKADEYCFTNLAFIHVDGANAVSSKRTLKRYPYAQYKFSDVLLETAGKIDMDVEIKFSLGSQRFDIDVRKDQIEQLKDLYKSLLRIAEITHENAIYIDMASSSLDKAVNILQNSRTDQNKLSDTYRDLTDFGFTWMTSVREQYHIKDFGEVFEKYINN